A single region of the Vicia villosa cultivar HV-30 ecotype Madison, WI linkage group LG4, Vvil1.0, whole genome shotgun sequence genome encodes:
- the LOC131594829 gene encoding putative lipase ROG1 isoform X2 produces the protein MLATDPTVVLRIPVRNPTRSLFTSTTTCCFDSRGTRSRPRFSVGPTLSLNSIKMQLLRRTGCFNSPRLKVEAEIGGEDLFNAAATDKRTPNHLVIMVNGITGSASDWRYAAEQFVKRLPDKVIVHRSECNSSRLTFDGVDTMGERLAEEVLSVARRWPEVQKISFVAHSLGGLVARYAIGRLYDNSSKLEHVGTTRNCFNEEKTDYSTQCLKQSYEAKIAGLEAMNFITFATPHLGSRGNKQLPLLCGLPFLERRASQTAHLVAGRSGKHLFLMDNDGGKPPLLLRMVDDSDDLKFMSALHAFKRRVAYANANYDQMVGWRTSSIRRQHELPKEITPTAFIIQSLQMLEAKQLT, from the exons ATGCTCGCCACGGACCCCACCGTCGTGCTTCGAATACCCGTTCGCAACCCGACCCGCTCACTCTTCACCTCCACCACCACTTGCTGCTTCGATTCACGAGGAACTCGATCGAGACCCAGATTCTCCGTGGGTCCCACTCTTTCTCTCAATTCTATCAAAATGCAACTGCTCCGCCGAACCGGTTGCTTCAATAGCCCCCGCCTCAAGGTTGAGGCCGAAATCGGCGGTGAAGACTTGTTCAACGCTGCTGCCACGGATAAACGAACTCCGAATCACCTTGTTATTATGGTTAATGGTATAACTGGAAG tgcttctgattggAGATATGCTGCAGAGCAGTTTGTGAAGAGGCTTCCAGATAAAGTTATTGTGCACC GCAGTGAATGCAATTCTTCAAGATTGACATTTGATGGTGTTGACACAATGGGTGAGAGGCTAGCTGAAGAG GTATTATCGGTTGCTAGACGATGGCCAGAGGTGCAGAAGATATCCTTTGTCGCACATTCTTTAGGAGGCTTGGTGGCAAGATATGCAATTGGGAGACTTTATGATAATTCTTCAAAATTGGAACATGTTGGTACCACCAGAAATTGTTTCAATGAAGAGAAGACAGACTATTCAACGCAATGCCTTAAACAAAGTTATGAAGCCAAAATTGCTGGTTTAGAAGCAATGAACTTTATAACATTTGCAACACCTCATCTTGGTTCAAGAGGAAATAAACAG CTACCCTTACTTTGCGGTCTTCCTTTCCTTGAGAGAAGAGCATCCCAAACTGCACACTTAGTTGCCGGGAGATCTGGGAAGCATCTCTTCCTCATGGACAATGATGGTGGAAAACCTCCTTTGCTCCTGCGGATGGTTGATGACTCAGACGATTTAAAATTTAT GTCAGCTTTACATGCATTCAAGCGTCGGGTGGCATATGCAAATGCGAATTATGATC AGATGGTTGGATGGCGTACCTCATCGATCCGGCGTCAACACGAACTTCCAAAG GAGATAACACCAACGGCATTTATAATACAGAGTCTTCAAATGTTGGAGGCCAAACAGCTGACTTAG
- the LOC131594829 gene encoding putative lipase ROG1 isoform X1, with product MLATDPTVVLRIPVRNPTRSLFTSTTTCCFDSRGTRSRPRFSVGPTLSLNSIKMQLLRRTGCFNSPRLKVEAEIGGEDLFNAAATDKRTPNHLVIMVNGITGSASDWRYAAEQFVKRLPDKVIVHRSECNSSRLTFDGVDTMGERLAEEVLSVARRWPEVQKISFVAHSLGGLVARYAIGRLYDNSSKLEHVGTTRNCFNEEKTDYSTQCLKQSYEAKIAGLEAMNFITFATPHLGSRGNKQLPLLCGLPFLERRASQTAHLVAGRSGKHLFLMDNDGGKPPLLLRMVDDSDDLKFMSALHAFKRRVAYANANYDQMVGWRTSSIRRQHELPKSNLIVNDEKYPHIVYVEGDNTNGIYNTESSNVGGQTADLEEKMIRGLTKVSWERVDVSFHTSKQRYVAHSTIQVKTYWLNSDGADVVYHMIDNFHL from the exons ATGCTCGCCACGGACCCCACCGTCGTGCTTCGAATACCCGTTCGCAACCCGACCCGCTCACTCTTCACCTCCACCACCACTTGCTGCTTCGATTCACGAGGAACTCGATCGAGACCCAGATTCTCCGTGGGTCCCACTCTTTCTCTCAATTCTATCAAAATGCAACTGCTCCGCCGAACCGGTTGCTTCAATAGCCCCCGCCTCAAGGTTGAGGCCGAAATCGGCGGTGAAGACTTGTTCAACGCTGCTGCCACGGATAAACGAACTCCGAATCACCTTGTTATTATGGTTAATGGTATAACTGGAAG tgcttctgattggAGATATGCTGCAGAGCAGTTTGTGAAGAGGCTTCCAGATAAAGTTATTGTGCACC GCAGTGAATGCAATTCTTCAAGATTGACATTTGATGGTGTTGACACAATGGGTGAGAGGCTAGCTGAAGAG GTATTATCGGTTGCTAGACGATGGCCAGAGGTGCAGAAGATATCCTTTGTCGCACATTCTTTAGGAGGCTTGGTGGCAAGATATGCAATTGGGAGACTTTATGATAATTCTTCAAAATTGGAACATGTTGGTACCACCAGAAATTGTTTCAATGAAGAGAAGACAGACTATTCAACGCAATGCCTTAAACAAAGTTATGAAGCCAAAATTGCTGGTTTAGAAGCAATGAACTTTATAACATTTGCAACACCTCATCTTGGTTCAAGAGGAAATAAACAG CTACCCTTACTTTGCGGTCTTCCTTTCCTTGAGAGAAGAGCATCCCAAACTGCACACTTAGTTGCCGGGAGATCTGGGAAGCATCTCTTCCTCATGGACAATGATGGTGGAAAACCTCCTTTGCTCCTGCGGATGGTTGATGACTCAGACGATTTAAAATTTAT GTCAGCTTTACATGCATTCAAGCGTCGGGTGGCATATGCAAATGCGAATTATGATC AGATGGTTGGATGGCGTACCTCATCGATCCGGCGTCAACACGAACTTCCAAAG TCCAATCTTATTGTAAATGATGAAAAATACCCACACATTGTTTATGTTGAAGGAGATAACACCAACGGCATTTATAATACAGAGTCTTCAAATGTTGGAGGCCAAACAGCTGACTTAGAAG AGAAGATGATAAGGGGTCTCACTAAGGTATCTTGGGAGCGTGTGGATGTTAGCTTTCATACAAGTAAACAGCGATACGTTGCTCACAGTACAATTCAG